One Halobaculum roseum DNA segment encodes these proteins:
- a CDS encoding protein-L-isoaspartate(D-aspartate) O-methyltransferase produces the protein MDPETARERMVDRLGRRPDIDPTALAALRAVPRHEFVPEDGVEAAYADRPVPIGDGQTASAPSVVGLMCSLLEVDEGDDVLEVGTGCGYHAAVTAELVRPARVYSVEYDPDLAADARDRLSRLGYDAVRVRVGDGREGWPEHASYDAAYLTCAAPEIPDPVVDQVREGGRVVAPVDADGGRLGGGQRLVSLRIDGDGVEREDHGGVRFVPMRGGDGEG, from the coding sequence ATGGACCCCGAGACAGCCCGCGAGCGCATGGTCGACCGGCTGGGCCGGCGCCCGGACATCGACCCGACGGCCCTCGCGGCCCTGCGGGCCGTGCCGCGCCACGAGTTCGTCCCCGAAGACGGCGTCGAGGCGGCGTACGCCGACCGTCCCGTGCCCATCGGCGACGGGCAGACCGCGAGCGCGCCGTCGGTGGTGGGGCTGATGTGCTCGCTGCTGGAGGTCGATGAGGGCGACGACGTGCTGGAGGTCGGAACCGGCTGCGGCTACCACGCCGCCGTGACGGCCGAACTCGTCCGTCCGGCACGGGTGTACTCCGTCGAGTACGACCCGGACCTGGCGGCGGACGCGCGCGACCGGCTCTCGCGGCTCGGCTACGACGCCGTCCGCGTCCGCGTCGGCGACGGCCGGGAGGGGTGGCCCGAGCACGCGTCCTACGACGCGGCGTATCTCACCTGCGCAGCCCCGGAGATCCCCGACCCGGTGGTCGATCAGGTTCGCGAGGGCGGCCGGGTCGTCGCGCCCGTCGACGCCGACGGCGGACGGCTCGGCGGCGGCCAGCGGCTCGTGTCCCTGCGGATCGACGGCGACGGCGTCGAGCGCGAGGACCACGGCGGCGTCCGGTTCGTGCCGATGCGCGGGGGCGACGGCGAGGGCTGA